From Haloarcula rubripromontorii:
ATGATTTCGTCGGCGAAGGTGGACATCGCCGCCTCCGGCTCCTCGGCGCGGAGCCCGACGATGACGTGGTCCAGGCCGTAGTCGTCGAGCCGCCGGAAGTACTCGCGGAACCACTCGACGCCGGCCCGATAGCCCAGGTGGAGCGGTTCGGGCTCGGCCGTCGGGTCGTCGGCGAGCGCGACCTGGACGGCAATCGAGAACGGCTTCTCGGACGTGTGACTCCGCCAGGTGTCGAGATACGACTCCAGGGTCGACTCTGGGAGATGGTAGAATATCCAGCCGTCGCCGTTCTCGGCGATCCACTCCGTGGACTGTCTGGCGTTCCCCGTCGGAAAGACCGGGAGCGTGTCCGTCGTCGGCTTCGGGAGGACATCCAGTTCGCCGTCGATGTGGCCCCAGGAGCCGTCGAGCGTTGGGTATTCCTCGCGCCAGAGGGCACGAAGCGCGGCAACGCTTTCGCGGACGAGATGCCCCCGGTTGTCGGGGTCGACGCCGAACGCCGGGTACTCCGGGTCGCGGTCGCCCGAGGCGACGCCCAGCACGAGACGGCCGTCGGAGAGCCGGTCGACGGTTGCGGCCGACTTCGCCACGTGGATTGGATGACGAAGCGGGAGAACGATACTCGCGGTGCCGAGCGCCACAGACTCGGTGTGAGCGGCGACGTGGGACAGCAGCGACCATGGGTCGAAGGCCCCGCCAGCGTCCCCAAATCGCGGCCAGTACGTCGGCACGTCTCGCGCCCAGAGTGCGTCAAAGCCGACTGCTTCGGCGTGGCCTGCGAGCCGGAGTTCCGCGTCGATATCCGGCGTCGATTCCTTTTCCCCCGTAAGCGGAAATCCGAGACCGAACGAGAGTCCATCCTGCTCGTACAGTCGGCGATAGCCGGCGTTCGCGTGGTCCACAGCAGTCATCACGATGCTTTCCCGCTGGAAGCGTATGTGGACACGGGTAGCGACACTGCCGTCGGAACGGGGAATCGATGGGTGCCCCGCTACGAGATATCGTCCGGAGTTTCGACTGATACGGTTTTGTGCCCCCCACCACGGGGCAGCTGCCACTCGACATCCAGCGCACGGTTCGGGAACGACGGCTTCGAGACGACTTCCAGCGTCCGGTCTTCGGCCGCCGGCGTAACGGGCGCGGCAATCATCAGTCGGGCCACGTCGGCCCGCGAAACGCTCCCCCAGAGCTTTGCACCGGGGTCGGCGACGGAAACGGTGTCAGTTCGTGGCCCGTTCGTGAGTACGCCCGGTCGGAGAATCGTGTGCCGAATCGGGACCTCGCGAATCGCGGCCTCGGCTTCCGCTTTGGCCCGTTGTATCGGCTGGATAACGGTGTCAAAAGCCGTCGCGAGCGGACTGGCCGGCTCGTCACCGACGCCGATAGCGGATTCCATGACAAAGGCCTCGACATCGGCGTCGACGGCCGCATCGAGGAGGTTCATCGTTCCCGCGCCGTCGACGTACTCGTCTCGGGACCAGACATCTGTGATATTCGAGCCGACGGCGCTCAGGACGACATCGACGTCCGACAGCACGTCGGTCAACGCCGTCGGGTTCAGCAGGTCGTCGACGACCACCTCATCAGCACCGGCCGCCCGCAGGTCATCTGTCTTCGACGGCGTGCTGGTCAGTGCCCGGACCGTCGGCACGCGCGAACTGAGCAGTCGGAGTGTCGCTCGTCCGGTCCCGCCACTCGCCCCGGCGACAAAGACGGTCGCCACGTCAGAAGGGTCCATATCGTCGCTTAGGGCTGGTGATACATCATTGGCCGGGGCAGTGTACCAGTTGGCAGGGCGCTGATACGCCCACAGAACGCGGCAAATCAGGTTCCGATTACAGGTGTCGATTCGTCAGTCGTCACACGGCGGCGTCTGCTTCGGCGAGGTGTCCTCGAACCGACGATAGAGCCTGCGCAGTTCCATCCGAATCGTCACACGCTCGATGAGAGCAAAGCCCGCAACGACGACGAGGAAGCCAACGAACGTCCACAGCGACACCGACGAGCCAAGCAGTAGCCAACCCATGAGCGCGGCGAAGATCGGCACGACATACGCGACCAGATTCGCGCGAACCGGGCCGATGCGCTTGATGAGGCCGAAGTAGATGGCGTACGCGACCGCTGTCGACGGGATGCCCACAGCGACGATGCTCGCAATCGTTGCAGGCCCGATGCCGATCACGGCTGTTGGCGGCTCCCCGACGAGCAGGCTCGCAATGTGGAGGAGGACCGCACCGACGGCCATCGCCCACGCCGTCAGCGGTGTACTGTCCATCTGCGGGCTGACACGCTGGAGGAGGACGCTGCCCAGAGCAACGGCCGCGGCCGCACCGAGGACCAGCAGTTGCCCGACCGCGCTCGCGTCGGTGAACGTCGACGGCGACGGCTGCACGATGATGATAACGCCGCTCAGCGCGATACCGATACCGACCACACCGAGCCACGATAGGCGGTCGCCCAGCAGCCACCAGGCGAACACGGGGGCCAGGATCGGGTTCAGGCCGTACATGACAGACGCCGCTGCGGGCGTCGTTGTGCCTTGACCGAGGAACAGAAATCCGTTGTTGAGCGCGATGAGGAACAGCGCCGCCATCCCGATGCCCACGAAGTCGCCGCGAGTCCGCGGTAACCACGTCGACCTGGACCGGGTGAAGACGATGTAGCCAAGCAGCGTCACCGCTGCCAGGTCGAACCGAAGGCCGGCAAACAGCACCGGCGGAAGTTCACGGAGTCCGGTTTTGATCGCGACGAACGAACCGCCGAACAGTACCGCAAGCAGGACGAACAGCGCACTGTCTCGGTAGCGAGCAGGGAGTGACGGACGATCAGTGAACGCGGACCGCAGCATAGGCCAAGTCAGTTGGACCACCCATTAAAACGAAAATATCTCATTACCTGTTCAACGGGTCGAAATGTGAAGAGGGCTGTGGGAGACGTGGTGTCACGGACCGACAGCCGATTGGCATATGCTACCGATAACGCCCTGAATCGACTTACTCCCACGCGGCCGGCGCGAAGTCCGGGTTGATGCGCCGGTCGACCGTCTCGATGCCGTCGATGCGGTCGATTTCCGCGTCGGAAAGCGACAGGTCGAGGCTCGCCAGGTTATCCGTGATGTGGGCCTCGCTCGTGGCCTTCGGAATCGCCGTCACGCCCTTCTCGCGGAGCCACGCGAGGCTGACCTGGGCCTCGCTCACGTCGTGGTCGTCGGCGATGGCTTCGAGGACCTCGTGGCCGAACACTTCCCCGCGGGCCAGCGGCGAGTACGCGACCAGTTCGTAGTCGTGTTCCGCCGCGTGCTCGCGCAGTTCCGACTGCTGGAGGAACGGGTGGGCCTCGACCTGGTTTGCGAACACCGGTGCGTCGAGTACGTCCATCGCCGTTTCGACGTGGTGTGGTTCGAAGTTCGAGACGCCGACGTTGTCGATGAGGCCACGGTCGACGAGTTCATCGAACGCTGGGAGCGTGTCCTCAGGTTCGTACTCGCGCGCCGGCCAGTGGACGTACAGCAGGTCAACAGAATCGACACCGAGTTTGTCGAGGCTCTCCTCGGTCGTCTCGATGACATCGTCGTGCGAGAGGTTCGATATCCACACTTTCGTCGCCAGGAAAATATCGTCACGGTCGACGGCAGCCGCGGCGATACCGTCACCGACGGCGCTTTCGTTGTCGTAGGCCTGTGCGGTGTCGATATGTCGGTATCCGGCCTCTAGAGCTTTTCGGACGCTCTCGGCACACTGGTCTGCGTCGTCGTTCTGCCAGGTGCCGAGACCGAGCATCGGCATCCCGTTCGCTCGCGGGCCGCCTGTCGGGGACTGTTGCTTCGTCATATCCGATAGCCGGTGCTTGCGACTTTAAGACGTTTTGAAGCCGGCGCGGAAGACCGCCTGTGCAACGGGGCGTGGGCATTCAGAACCCATAGGCCCCGAAGAGCCAGAGCGCGGCGACGGGCGACGCGGCGAGGAGGACACCGAGGACCACCGTCCCGAGGACCGCGTCCAGCCCGATCTCGGCGAGCGGGCTGTCGTATCGCCACAGCTGAACGACGACGTAGACGGCGGCGACTGCCGCGCCGCCGAGCGTCAGGAACGGCGGAACCCCAAGCCCCGGAAACCGTACCGCCTGTAGTGGGTTCGAGCCGCTCGAAACCGCGAAGTCGATGCCGACGGCGACAGCGCCGACGGCGGTGGCCGCGACGACGTACGAGACGCCGGCGACGGCGTGGCGGAGCGCCGCGGTTGGCGAGAACGGCTCTCCGGCGGCCGGAGCCGCGTAGGTCCCCAGTCCGGCGTAGGGGAACGGAACGGTCAGGACGGCAACGGCGACGGCGTACGGGAGGACCGACGAGACGGCAACGATGAGTACTGCGACGGTCAGCGCGTACGTGCGGGCGGTCGCTTCCCCGAGCACGAGCGGCGGGACGAGAGTGACCGTACCCGCCACCAGAGCGAACAGACAGACGGGGAGAGAGTAGGGCCGGAACCGACCGACGTAGCGTTGGATCGACACGTCGGAGCGGTTCCAGACCCAGGTGTATAGGTGTTGCTACCCCGCACGGAAAGCGGAACGAGGCGACAGCATCATCAGTCAGACGGTTTATACGGCCGGACAGATTTGACCCTGTATGACAGACTTCGGACTACAGGTGCGGATGCTGGTGGTCGGTGCGATTCTGTTCGCGTTCTACGTGTTCGCCGGCACGGCGCTGTCGGTGCTGTTGGGCCTGCCGCTCGTTCCGGTGCTCCTCGTCGGCATCCTCGTCGTCCCGGCCGTCCAGTACAAACTCGGAAAGTGGTTGGCACTCCGCGGTGCGGAGGATATGCCGGACGACCAGCGGTTCGGCTACGTCCACCAGATGGTTCGGCGGCTCTGCAGAGACATGAATATCGAAGAGCCACGGCTGATGGTGATGGACATGGGCGTCCCCAACGCCTTCGCCGTCGGGCGCAAAGGCGCTGGCGTCGTCGTCGTGTCAAGCGAACTGATGCAACTCCTCGACGATGATGAACTGGAAGGTGTCATCGCACACGAACTGGCGCACATCAAGAATCGGGACGTCATCACGATGGTAGTGGGCCAGTCCATCGGGATGCTCGTCGGCTACGTCGCCTACTTCGCAGTGCTGTTCGGCGGCGAGCGGAACATGGGGTCGTGGATTCTGGCGATGATCGCCTCCTCGCTCGCAAACGCGCTCGTCATGGTGTTCGTGCTGGCGATCTCGCGGTATCGCGAATACGTCGCCGACGCGGACGCTCGCCGCGCCATCGGCACCGGCGAGCCACTTGCTCGTGCGCTCGAAAAAATATCTCGCGGTGCCGAGGGGCGGGAATCGACAGTCGAGGACAGCATGAACGCCCTCTGTATCTTCAACGCCGACACAGGGCTGTTCGAGCGTCTGTTCTCGACCCATCCGCCGACGGAGAAGCGCATCCAGCGGCTCCGATCCTGAGCCGACGGCCGGACTGTCGCTCGGCGGTATGTCGTGGCCCTGCCGGCTCTGTAGCCCCCGTAAGGATGTCTGCTAACTGGCTGTTTATCAGCGTCGAGCCGGAAGTATCGCTATGTCAGACACGATGCGAGCGGCGGTCGTGCCCGAAGCGGGAGCGGACTTCGAGGTCGTCGAACGTGACATCCCCGAGCCGGACGCCGGGGAGGTACGAGTCGCAGTGGACGCCTGCGGCATCTGCCACAGCGACGTGTTCGCAAAGGAGGGGACCTACCCCGGCGTCTCCTATCCGCGAATCCCGGGGCACGAGGTAGCGGGCCGCATCGACGCCGTCGGCGACGGCGTCGACGCCTGGGAGGAGGGCGACAGGGTCGGCGTCGGCTGGCACGGCGGCCACTGCTCGACCTGTGACCAGTGCCGGCAGGGCAACTTCCTGCAGTGCGAGAACGGCGAGGTCACCGGGGTGAGCTACGACGGCGGGTACGCCGAGTACATGACCGCACCAGCGGAGGCGCTCGCGAAGATTCCGGACTCACTTGATGCGGCGGCCGCAGCACCACTGCTCTGTGCGGGCGTGACAACGTTCAACGCGCTCCGAAACAGTGATGCGAACGTCGGTGACCTCGTCGCCGTACAGGGCGTCGGCGGCCTCGGTCACCTCGGCATCCAGTATGCACACGCAGCCGGCTTCGAGACGGCCGCCATCTCCCGGACGCCGGAGAAGGAATCGCTAGCAAAGGAGCTGGGAGCCGACCACTTCATCGACGCGGCGGAGACGGATGCCGGCCAGCGGCTGCAAGAGCTGGGCGGGGCCGACGTGGTGCTGGCGACGGCACCATCGAGTGACGCGATCAGTTCTATCGTCAGCGGAGTCGGTGTCGATGGGTCTGTCGTCGTCGTCGGTGTCCCCGGTGAACCGGTTGAAGTGAGCGCACAGCAACTCGTCCAGAGTCGGGGCGCTGTCGAGGGCTGGGCCTCCGGACACGCACGGGACTCACAGGACACGCTGGAGTTCAGTTCGCTCCGCGACATCGCGCCGGAGATAGAGACCTACCCGCTTGCGGACGTTAGTGAAGCGTACGGGCGGATGATCGACAACGAAGCGCGGTTCCGAGCCGTGCTTGAACTGTAATCAGCCAGTCCAATACCGGCTGGAACGGGGCTCTGACGCACGGTCATAGTTGGGATCTCGCCGCCCCGTCGCGATTTCCCGGAGAGCAACGCCTTTGTCCGTGGGTCAAGAACC
This genomic window contains:
- a CDS encoding alcohol dehydrogenase, whose protein sequence is MRAAVVPEAGADFEVVERDIPEPDAGEVRVAVDACGICHSDVFAKEGTYPGVSYPRIPGHEVAGRIDAVGDGVDAWEEGDRVGVGWHGGHCSTCDQCRQGNFLQCENGEVTGVSYDGGYAEYMTAPAEALAKIPDSLDAAAAAPLLCAGVTTFNALRNSDANVGDLVAVQGVGGLGHLGIQYAHAAGFETAAISRTPEKESLAKELGADHFIDAAETDAGQRLQELGGADVVLATAPSSDAISSIVSGVGVDGSVVVVGVPGEPVEVSAQQLVQSRGAVEGWASGHARDSQDTLEFSSLRDIAPEIETYPLADVSEAYGRMIDNEARFRAVLEL
- a CDS encoding LLM class oxidoreductase, yielding MTAVDHANAGYRRLYEQDGLSFGLGFPLTGEKESTPDIDAELRLAGHAEAVGFDALWARDVPTYWPRFGDAGGAFDPWSLLSHVAAHTESVALGTASIVLPLRHPIHVAKSAATVDRLSDGRLVLGVASGDRDPEYPAFGVDPDNRGHLVRESVAALRALWREEYPTLDGSWGHIDGELDVLPKPTTDTLPVFPTGNARQSTEWIAENGDGWIFYHLPESTLESYLDTWRSHTSEKPFSIAVQVALADDPTAEPEPLHLGYRAGVEWFREYFRRLDDYGLDHVIVGLRAEEPEAAMSTFADEIIDGL
- a CDS encoding M48 family metallopeptidase is translated as MTDFGLQVRMLVVGAILFAFYVFAGTALSVLLGLPLVPVLLVGILVVPAVQYKLGKWLALRGAEDMPDDQRFGYVHQMVRRLCRDMNIEEPRLMVMDMGVPNAFAVGRKGAGVVVVSSELMQLLDDDELEGVIAHELAHIKNRDVITMVVGQSIGMLVGYVAYFAVLFGGERNMGSWILAMIASSLANALVMVFVLAISRYREYVADADARRAIGTGEPLARALEKISRGAEGRESTVEDSMNALCIFNADTGLFERLFSTHPPTEKRIQRLRS
- a CDS encoding DMT family transporter: MLRSAFTDRPSLPARYRDSALFVLLAVLFGGSFVAIKTGLRELPPVLFAGLRFDLAAVTLLGYIVFTRSRSTWLPRTRGDFVGIGMAALFLIALNNGFLFLGQGTTTPAAASVMYGLNPILAPVFAWWLLGDRLSWLGVVGIGIALSGVIIIVQPSPSTFTDASAVGQLLVLGAAAAVALGSVLLQRVSPQMDSTPLTAWAMAVGAVLLHIASLLVGEPPTAVIGIGPATIASIVAVGIPSTAVAYAIYFGLIKRIGPVRANLVAYVVPIFAALMGWLLLGSSVSLWTFVGFLVVVAGFALIERVTIRMELRRLYRRFEDTSPKQTPPCDD
- a CDS encoding NAD(P)-binding oxidoreductase encodes the protein MDPSDVATVFVAGASGGTGRATLRLLSSRVPTVRALTSTPSKTDDLRAAGADEVVVDDLLNPTALTDVLSDVDVVLSAVGSNITDVWSRDEYVDGAGTMNLLDAAVDADVEAFVMESAIGVGDEPASPLATAFDTVIQPIQRAKAEAEAAIREVPIRHTILRPGVLTNGPRTDTVSVADPGAKLWGSVSRADVARLMIAAPVTPAAEDRTLEVVSKPSFPNRALDVEWQLPRGGGHKTVSVETPDDIS
- a CDS encoding aldo/keto reductase; the encoded protein is MPMLGLGTWQNDDADQCAESVRKALEAGYRHIDTAQAYDNESAVGDGIAAAAVDRDDIFLATKVWISNLSHDDVIETTEESLDKLGVDSVDLLYVHWPAREYEPEDTLPAFDELVDRGLIDNVGVSNFEPHHVETAMDVLDAPVFANQVEAHPFLQQSELREHAAEHDYELVAYSPLARGEVFGHEVLEAIADDHDVSEAQVSLAWLREKGVTAIPKATSEAHITDNLASLDLSLSDAEIDRIDGIETVDRRINPDFAPAAWE